The nucleotide sequence TAATCAAAAATTGAATCCGGTTTACGATGAATTTTCAATTGTGGTAACGCCAAAGGCTCACGGCTTAATTGCAGGTCCGTTTGCTCCAGGTGATTAGCATACAAATGCACATCTCCACCGGTCCAAACAAAGTCGCCCACTTCCAGATCACACTGCTGCGCGACCATATGAACCAATAAAGCGTAACTGGCGATATTAAAAGGAACGCCTAAAAAGATATCCGCACTGCGCTGATACAGCTGGCAGGATAATTTACCATCGGCCACATAAAACTGGAAAAACGCATGACATGGCGGCAGCGCCATATTATTCACTTCGGCCACGTTCCAGGCACTTACGATGATACGACGAGAGTCCGGGTTGTTTTTGATCTGATCAATGACCTGAGTGATCTGATCAATATGGCCACCATCCGGGGTTGGCCAGGAGCGCCATTGTGAACCATAAACCGGGCCAAGGTTGCCGTCTTCATCGGCCCACTCATCCCAGATACTGACGCCATTTTCCTTCAGGTATCGGATGTTGGTATCGCCACTCAGAAACCACAGCAACTCATGAATAATGGAGCGTAAGTGCAGCTTCTTGGTGGTTACCAACGGAAAACCTTCACTGAGGTCGAAGCGCATCTGATAACCAAAACAGCTGTAAGTACCGGTGCCGGTACGATCTTCTTTAAAGGTGCCGTTTTCGCGTACATGACGCATCAGGTCGAGATATTGTTTCATGCTTCAGTCTCAGTGTGTTCAGTCAATTCAGTTCGCAGCCGCCTGACGTTTATCGCCCCGGTAAGCCCAAACCATAAAGGCAATACCAATAGCGATCATAGGCAGGCTTAACAATTGCCCTCGGCTCATCCAGCCAAACAGGTCAAAGCCAATATGAGCGTCCGGTTCGCGGAAGAACTCCGCAATGCTGCGGAACAAGCCATATCCTATCAGAAATGCCGCACCAACGGCTTTTTGTGGGCGCGGTTTATTCGAAAACCACCACAGAATCACAAACAGCAGGAAGCCTTCTAATGCCGCCTGATACAGCTGCGACGGATGGCGGGGTAAATCACCGCCGCGTGGGAATACCATCGCCCACGGAACCGATTGAGGGTCGGCAACCCGGCCCCATAATTCACCACCAATAAAGTTACCGATACGGCCAAACATCAGACCCAGCGGTACAAATGGCGCGACAAAATCGCCAACATCAAAGAAGTTCTTTTTGTACTTATGACCAAACCACGCCAATGCGGCTAATACCCCTAATAAACCACCGTGGAATGACATACCGCCTTCCCAGACCCGCAGCAGCCATAACGGGTCTTCGAGAAACTGTGGGAAGTTGTAAAACAGCACATAACCACAACGGCCACCCAGGATCACCCCCATGGCACCAAAGAAAATCAGGTCGGATACCTGCTCAGGGGTCCAGCCAGAGCCGGGACGCTTAGCGCGCACATTCGCCAGCCACCAGCTGGTGCCAAACGCCAGCAGGTACATCAGGCCATACCAATGAATTTTTAAGGGCCCAATGGCCAAAGCCACCGGATCGATATCAGGGTAAGTCAGCATAGAAGCATCCCAGCAATTTGATTAAAGCGAAAAACTAACACGGTGTTATGACAGTAAGAAGCGCAATCCAACCACAACCAACAGCACAGCAAAGGCTTTTTTCAGTAATTTTTGGTCAAGGGTATGCGCCAGTTTCGCACCCACTTTGGCGAACGGCACACTGGTCAGTACGATGCCGCCAATCGCCGGCCAATATAAGAAGCCTGTCGTCCATTGTGGTAAATCGGCGTGATTCCAACCCGCAAACACATTGCTTACCGCACCGGTTATCGCAATGGGCAAACCACAAGCCGCCGAGGTAGCGACGGCCTGGCGCATCGGGATTTGCATCCAGGTCAGATAAGGCACGGTAAACGTGCCACCGCCAATACCAAACCAGGCTGAACCAAAACCAACAACGCCACCGGCACTGACTAAGCCAGCATTGCCTGGGCGTGAGCCATCGCTTTTCGGATCAAGCCCAAAGAACATCTTGATTGCCACCAATAACGCAAACACACCGATAATCTTCTGTAATACCGGGCCAGGCACGCTGGTAATCAAAGATACGCCGATTGCAGTTCCCGCAATAATCCCGACACTCATCATGCTTACTAACGGCCAATCGACCGCGCCGTTCTTATGATGCTCACGCACCGAACTAATGGAGGTAAACACAATCGTTGCCAATGAGGTTGCCACGGCCATATGGGTTAATACCGCCTCACTGATGCCCTGGGCAGCAAAGGTCAGTACCAGCACGGGGACAATCACCATGCCACCGCCAATACCAAACAAACCCGCTAATAATCCCGCCACCGCACCAACGGCTAAAAACAGTAAAAAAATCATCATAAAAGCACGCTAAAAATTCAGGCAGGCATTATGCCTTGAAATACCCCCAGCCTACATGCAGTTTTTACAATTGACGGCTTTTACAATAGCCAGACACTGTGGAAAACTCGTACCACAGTCTCATTTTAAATTACAAGGAATGACAAATAACATGAACCCATTGAACTGGAAGACGCCACTCAAGTGGTTGCTGGCGGGCAGCACAATGCTGTTTTCTCACTCTCTGCTGGCGATGAGCCAAACCCCAACACCAGCACCTGTCGATGTGGCTGAAAAAGTTCGTATTACTTATACCGCCGACACCAACCCCGCGAATATTGCTCCCGTTCGTTTGCTGGAAGGCGTCGAGATCTGGCCGGCAGAAAACCAAACAAACCTGAGCCATTACCGGGTGTATTGGGGGGATGTGGCAAAAAATAAGCTAGGTTTGGGTCTTGCCCCGGTGCTCGCCGAAATTCCAGCCAATAACACAGGTGAAAAGCTGGTGTATGAATTCCCGGCCAATTTTAAAATGGAAGTCGGCGCGATTTACGTTTTGGTCTGTAGCGTCAACAAAGATAGCAACGGCAGTGAAGAGCATTGTCCGGCAGAAAACAATCTGGAAAAAGTGACCGACCCGCTGCTCACCATCGCCGGTAATTTAAACGATTTAAAAAGCACCCTGCGCAGTGAACAGAACTTGCCTGGCGTTCAGGTGATGGCGACCTGTGGCGACTTAGTCTGTAATGGCATCGAGACAGTCAACAACTGCCCGGTGGATTGCTCAGACTACAAGCTGGCCTCCTTTAACTATCAAACCCTATGTCACGATATTGAAGAAGTGATTCACCCAACGTCGGTTGAGCAGATTCAGCAAATTATTGCCCGCGCCAACCGCGAGAAAAAACGCGTCAAAATGACCAGTGGTCGGGGCTACAACACCACCTCTGGCTCAGCCACCACCATTGTCTGTAATGACGGTATTGTGCTGGTGATGGATCAATTTAACCAGCAACAACAAGCACTGGGCATGTCGCTGGAAACCTTCGAAGGGACAGAAGTGGTCAACGTGGCCGCCGGTGCCAGCCTGCATGAAGTCGGCGAGTGGTTATTCGAACGTGATAAAGGCTTAGGTTATGTCCACCTGGGATGGCGCGATGTCTCCGTTGCCGG is from Bacterioplanoides sp. SCSIO 12839 and encodes:
- the thyA gene encoding thymidylate synthase gives rise to the protein MKQYLDLMRHVRENGTFKEDRTGTGTYSCFGYQMRFDLSEGFPLVTTKKLHLRSIIHELLWFLSGDTNIRYLKENGVSIWDEWADEDGNLGPVYGSQWRSWPTPDGGHIDQITQVIDQIKNNPDSRRIIVSAWNVAEVNNMALPPCHAFFQFYVADGKLSCQLYQRSADIFLGVPFNIASYALLVHMVAQQCDLEVGDFVWTGGDVHLYANHLEQTDLQLSREPLALPQLKIHRKPDSIFDYKFEDFEIVGYESHPHIKAPVAV
- the lgt gene encoding prolipoprotein diacylglyceryl transferase codes for the protein MLTYPDIDPVALAIGPLKIHWYGLMYLLAFGTSWWLANVRAKRPGSGWTPEQVSDLIFFGAMGVILGGRCGYVLFYNFPQFLEDPLWLLRVWEGGMSFHGGLLGVLAALAWFGHKYKKNFFDVGDFVAPFVPLGLMFGRIGNFIGGELWGRVADPQSVPWAMVFPRGGDLPRHPSQLYQAALEGFLLFVILWWFSNKPRPQKAVGAAFLIGYGLFRSIAEFFREPDAHIGFDLFGWMSRGQLLSLPMIAIGIAFMVWAYRGDKRQAAAN
- a CDS encoding sulfite exporter TauE/SafE family protein produces the protein MMIFLLFLAVGAVAGLLAGLFGIGGGMVIVPVLVLTFAAQGISEAVLTHMAVATSLATIVFTSISSVREHHKNGAVDWPLVSMMSVGIIAGTAIGVSLITSVPGPVLQKIIGVFALLVAIKMFFGLDPKSDGSRPGNAGLVSAGGVVGFGSAWFGIGGGTFTVPYLTWMQIPMRQAVATSAACGLPIAITGAVSNVFAGWNHADLPQWTTGFLYWPAIGGIVLTSVPFAKVGAKLAHTLDQKLLKKAFAVLLVVVGLRFLLS